Part of the Zea mays cultivar B73 chromosome 4, Zm-B73-REFERENCE-NAM-5.0, whole genome shotgun sequence genome is shown below.
aggacagCAAATGTCAGACAGGgaaccctatgaggtgtactactaatgcttcctagctaaaGCTGTGTACAGATCTAAATCCCAGCAAGGCTGCCTCCCGAggattgttgacaacctttttagaaacgctggtatccaacctcaacacatcaagcctgcatcccaggcagggggccaggtaccaaggaggagTCAACAATATCGCACACAGCAGGAACAAGTTGGaaatagataagtgctaatactgcttaacaaatagtactcttgagtaccttacaaaaagcgaaaGTATTACATTTATTTTCGAGTGGAGCCCTAGTTCCATTTCTACTCTGCAAGTATAAACTACCTCTACACCAGTAAGGGCCGCGGGATAGCTAGCTctgagcggctcgccagcggaggcgaccacatcAGCACCGACGGTGGTGGCCACCTCTGCATCGACGACTCACCAAGCAGCGGCGACCATCTCAGCATGTACACCGCTGCGAAagggtcctcgcccccgtcttccTACGGGCGGCGACAacaaggccattaaagccaaagagccagaggtccggtggcaggtggcactgacggtctcgccagcggaggcaaccacctatgcagtggggagcctcaccagcggcggcgaccacctcagcaccgacgacagcggccacctgcgcaccAGTGCTGTACCggcgaatggcggccgccccagcgtgcgcgaagaggtcctcgctcccgtcctcactgcgggagtgaggacaagaccatccaagaacgccgccTCCGCCCCCACGGCATACGACATCTTGTACGACCCCCCGGTGCGGCCAGCGACACGTGATAAGTCGTGGGTGTGGCCGACCTGCGCACGGCgtgaccgtcgcccgtgcggtggatggACAGCCACGCCCCGtccaagcggcaggaggcagcgccggaggcggcaccaaagccaCCCAGGCcgaggagccagacacgcggcagctaacATCGCCTCAGACGGCCGACcccgcgtagccgaagttcgcctccttcgcaaggctggcgaacacccttctcccccgaatgctagAGGAAGAAGCGGGCCGCCAGCCCATGTGGAGGGCAGGACCCCGACttggctcgccctcctccccagcgcggatgatgaacatccttgaagctgagggcaggggaggctgcagcccggctcgcttctctccaccacaaggctggtagtcatccttgtggatgaccaccggccggaggttgcgaccgggctgcatgatgaaaatccttgaagccgagcgatggcagaagaatgccaacccccatggggttgcactcctctaacaacaacaagaagaagacaagatcggcgaCGCCGCCATGAGCGCGAGCTCTTCGGCGATGAGATCGCCGGAGGAGACGGCCctgacgcggatccctccagagaacaccggcgcaccccatctggaggcctagaaggcggaagggcgcgatgGTAGCAAGAGGAGCGACGCATGTCTACTGCCCGGGAGATTGactcctttttaaaggcagatctccccactcgcACCCCGGAAGCGtcacgagcgaagtctcccccgacgtgcaccaaggttcccaccttatgacacgggggccaggccccacatgtcatatagACTAACCCGAAGAAGGAGCGTGCGACTACCCCATGGTTATGCACCCCTCCATTTTcggcaaccagcggtcaggaagacgaaccgccgcacaaggggcatgcaaccaccccacggttaagcgccccttcatcttcgccgtaACCAGTGGTCaaaaaggcgaaccgccacgaaAGAAACgtacaaccgccccgcggttgagCACCCCCTCAACTTCGTTGCAATCGGTGGTCCAAcatggggcccaggcccacatgtcatgctaccggcgcgccggttaccggGTGCAGAAAAATcgcaccgccgcttgcgccaatgccacgtcttctcggggcCGTCACAGAACTCTGAAAAGATAagtttttcagaaccagtgcagcgactcgaggcaccccgcgcatggcccagcagtgacattaagtacggaggtcacgggccagtcagccgtgggaataggcGTGGTAGACGGCATGACCATAGGCGGGCCGATAGTAATTACATCAACAGGCGCGCAGGTGCAGCAGGCCAACCACCAAtcagactctggtcccacctgcAGACTCACATTCTcctctgaggcgggcccgggggccactgtcggtaccctgaattaggggtaccctcttctacaataTGAAGGCGCTACACCCGTACGACACCTCCAGGTCACACGAAGAGCGGcatccgaccccaccacatgggcaggcctaagggcaccacgtggcgaggAAGGATAATAGGTCCCAGGAAGCACCGTTGGGTCCAGACCTCCGCTGAGGAACATCGAACCCCTGTAAGTACGAGCCCAGAGCTCCCGATGAGACATGCTGGGTCCCCCCGAGTGAGGTCCGGGCCTTGGCAGGGTCCCGGGACGGAGAGGACCCCGGCACTAgcaagggtccggtgccgacacgtgtccaggccttgccctacgctcccGCTCAGGCGGAAACCTGCCGCGGCCGCATGGCTTGTGGCCCgtaacgtaagccaacgggccgagcctgacATAAGGCCCATACGGCTGTGCAAtctttgcatttattgcggaaaggacgcggcgcctgccaccacgctgaagGGCGACACGCCCTCTCATCATTTAATGCGTCATGTCCAATCCGCTagcagacggcgtcagggtcacccAGCAGACGGCGTGCCTGACCAGTCTGTTGGCAAACAATGCGCTCGTGCCAAGCGGCGCACAGTACCCATcaccccttctacaagaagcttcccctgcacgccgaggatacggaGATCTCGAACAtcggggcacaagaagattgccccaaCAGCAAACATTGgtggctccaagcgctatattctttatgtccctgggcccacatgtcggggcccagcacctttgtgcatgccccccttcagctataaaaggggaggcatgcgacgttacacacaagctcaatctttcaggctcactcagacactcacaagttcatacaagctctcaagcaatacatcacacagtggagtagggtgttacgctccagcggcctgaaccactctagatccttgtgtgttcttgtgttcttcccattttccaactaacaagcaaaacgcttaggaccctcctcatcttaggatttagggcgggtgcactccgccacccggccggagatttgctctccgacactctcctagccttactcttgtgccttctttgtgatctttattgtaagggcgagaggctccaacttgtggagattcctcgcaaacgggagaaagactataaggaagaaagtcgtggtattcaagttgatcaatggatcacttgaaaggggttgagtgcaaccctcgtccattgggacaccacaacgtagaagtaggcaagtttcacttggccgaaccacgggataaaaatcacgtgtctcttgtgttgctttctctgtgattgttgtgttcacaagaactcgcttcaaagctacttagtcgcactaacacttctataactaagttttgtggctatttagtgtttggttttacaggatcacctattcacccccctctaggtgctctcacaatgcTTGTCCAAAGAGGATCACCAACACACCCGCTCAAAGCAATGTACAAGGCAAGCAACAAACCCTAGCTTCCGGCAAGGGATTCAGCATTGCTAGAGTCAACCAAGTCAGTGTTGATGCTACTGTTGATGGGGCTGATATTGCTAtcggtatgttttatattaattcaATTCCTGTAGCAATATTATTTGATCCTGGAGCTATGCATTCGTTCATTTCTGCTCGCTATGTCAACACAGATGAGTTACCACTTCAAACTATGCAAAAACCACTGATAGTAATTacccctaaagggcctattgaacTAAATTATATGACCAACAGATTAACACTGGCAATTATGGGAATGGAATTCTGGTCTATGACTATAGTATTAGAAGAAAGCAGTATAGATATGaaacttggtatgtcatggttaaggaaagcTGGCAGTTATACATTGTGCTAGGGAAACTGTACAACTCACCAGTCCAAaagaagaaagatttgaagtcATGATTACCATAACCCCCCTACCAGACCCGTCATATATCTAGTAGATGGTAAATTTGTGGGCAGAAACATCCGTCATGAGAAACATCTACGAATGGCGCTACAAAAGTTACGGGATAATCAGctctatgccaagtatagcaagtgtgagttctggattgacgaagtgccattccttggacacatcatctccaatggaggaatatcagtggatccggtTGAAGTAAGAGAAATAGTGGGATGGAAGATAACAAGCTCGATTACTGAAATCCGGAGTTTCTTTGGACTCGCGGGTTACTACCggtgatttattgaaggattctccaagattgctaagcctatgacctcactattaGAGAAGGGAAATGAGTTTAAGTGGTCTCGTGAATGTCAAGATAGTTTCAATCAACTGAAgttaagattgatgtcacccccaatgttgattatgccagatctcgttacgatgcgtagattattattatgtattatgtactcatgtttggtgtgatgttaatttctactataccatgtctgtttgtattgcttcgaGTGGACGAACCAGTGATCGAGGATCTAGGTGTTCAACAGGTGGAAGTTGCTGagtaggagctcgttgaaggcaagttgtgcccttgaccacttttatttacccaataatgttctctataatcattttggcatgcattggcttaattttgatgggacccaataggtcaccctagtttggtcataTTTAcatcttgtttacccctgaacttttgggtagccttggctattgctttatgtggttttgggtgttgagataactattacacatggtcattctttattattatttttctatTCTGTTCATtataagattattatgttaattggaatatggaggataacttgagaaacacatgcAACCACAAggttggaatgggatgcccttagctgcctaattaggaaagctagtggaggtctaccttacccgaaagggtcaAGGGCTATAGGGGAGTTGTCGGTGTAGTGAGGTTCTCGgggtgattttgctgcgatggcggtcagacgggggatttcttaattgcgctccctagaaactgtagcgagttttctgaagctagtggaactttgtaaaggcctcgtagtgttaccttgtCATATCTCCTTAGTAGAGATGAATGTCacttctagaccccttggcaactgggtgacatgacttgtgggtaaagggtacaacctctgcagagtgtaaaactggtatactagccgtgctcgcggtcatgagcagctcaagactctcgcatgattaattcatagaattaaactcaatttgtcatttgcatcgtatTGTGGtttttattaattttgatctattattactctggtttggtatctacttacacttagtaactgctaataaaacttgaccaacttattaaaatcaatgctcagctttaatccttatttgttgatcagccttacacttcacatgagctcccacctttggtgagttcatgcacattattccccacaacttgttgagatatgatcttttgtgagctcacccttgcgatatataaacccccataggtgaagagcaggtagtccaggaggaggtctacaatgaggagtacgaggttatctaggtggcgtctccgagtCAGCTTTATGGCACCAAGGAATAATGCTTAGTCCGCTTTATTGttctcatttatttttgtaagacttccgctatgtaataatgatatttgtgacatttatctctgtacactttgtcattatatgtgatgttcttctttggcgcacatatgagacgtacccggctttaccccttaaatccgggtgtgacaaaaattgtggtccacgaattGTGAATTGTATTGGAAGTTGCCACAACATTAAACCTTGTAGGGGATGGTGGATGCTTGAATAGGGACGCATGAACATTAGTGTGACAAATAATGATTCAAGATTTCCATGATATAATTGCTCTTAAAAGgacaatatatatataataaacatGGGACATACATTGATTAGCATAATCACTGAAATACAAGTACAACCAGCACACACCTACATATTTTAAACCAGACATGGAAGGAACTTCAGAAATCACACTCGCTCGCATTATTCAATTTAAATTTGCCTGTAACACATCAAGGCATGATAAAGTTTAAGGCTAAACAATGCAGCACAAACTagcccccggtgaggccgtggagcttggagggtggcgcagcaactccctggccgcagacaacgcccccggagctgcccttgacggagtccgggatgtctgcgcagttgtatgctgctgcgcatgcacagcagcagtgcccggaactgggcggttgggaacccatggcgtggaagaagcagcttcctcCTCCACTAGGAAATCCtccgaagtctcggcgcggtgctcaacgatttgcactaTCATGCTGAgcaaggaaacaagcaaaaaTCTAAAGcctagacccctacctggcgtgccaaatgtcgagaggaaattcttcggccgggtggcggaacgcacccgccctaaatcctaagatgaggaggggcctaagcgttttgcctgtctaagcgatgaacgaacacaagaacacacaagggtttagagtggttcgggtcgccggagcgtaataccctactccactgtgtgatgtattgagcttgagagcttgtatgaacttgtgagtgtgtgAGTCTAAGTGAGCTTGAGCCTCTTTCTCgttggggtccggacccactgttgtcATCATGGAGTATATCGTCTCCTCCGGTCACGTGGCGGCCTCGGTGctgcccacgtggtggggtcaggcgctgtttGCCACATGGCTAGAGGTAGCCGCATGGACTTCGCGCCTtcttactgtagtaaggggtacccctgattcagggtaccgacaactttgttattatatgtgatgttcttctttggcgcacatatgagacgtacccgactttaccccttaaatccgggtttgacaaaaattgtggtccacgaattGGTGAATTGTATTGGAAGTTGCCGCAACATTAAACCATGGAGGGGATGGTGGATGCTTGAATAGGAACGCATGAACATTAGTGTGACAAATAATGATTCAAGATTTCCATGATATAATTGTTGTTAAAAGGccaatatatatataataaacatGGGACATATATTGATTAGCATAATCACTGAAATACAAGTACAACCAGCACACACACCTACATATTTTAAACCAGCTATGGAAGGAACTTCAGATATCACACTCACTCGCATTATTCAATTTAAATTTGCCTGTAACACATCAAGGCATGATAAAGTTTAAGGCTAAACATTGCAGCACAAACTAGCCAATATATGGCTCTGGTCTAACCACAACGGCCTGACCATTGACGATGTCGTTGTAGATACAAACACGTACAGTGCCTTCCACGAGTGGTGATGGGGCCTCATTTGGAGGGAGTACTCGAACTTCTGTTATATCTGGCCTCTCTTGACGGATAATATTAACTGCATCTAAAACCGGGAAGCCAACCACACCGGGCCATGTTTCGGGTGTTAAACCAATCTTGATTGCCTCCATCTATCAGCGTATTATCCTTTTGTTTTCTGACTTCTGAAGCTGTTATAATTGTAACAAGCATCAATAATCAAGACAAACATACACAATCAAAAGAAACACAAATAATTTAAAAACGTAATTCTATCATTTTGGCATGCATTGACATGATATTATGGTAGCCATCATTTCATTATACTAAGCACTTGTCATAAAACAATGTATTACTATATACTAGTCGAGCACGTAATAAGACCAACAAATATTTACAACAAAATTGATATAAGCACCGACTAACAAAAGGTAGATGCCTACCTGCAAAGAAGGAAGTAGCCTGTATATGGAGATGGTACGTGCTCTATGTATGTCACTGTATATATAGACGGTCACTATTTGTATAACATGTCATCTCGTTGATAACAATGCCTGTATTTTTTGGACACTTAGGTAGAAGACACCATCATATTTATAGTCATCGATGATAACGGTGCGTCCAGTTTTCTTCTTTTGCTTAGTAAACATCGGCACATGTTGTGGTTAACAGCATCATCATCTTCTCTAATTGTGGATTGTGCTGTATGTTATTAGCTGGCAGATAGTCTGGTTTACTTATGCCAGACTCACGTGTTAATATAAACTAGCCCGTTTCTTTTTCTTCAGGTAATCAATGCAAGATGGAGGTGATGAAGTAACTATTCATGCCAGCAATTTTCTTCAGGTTAAACCAGCAATGAGAAGTATCTTGGTTTACCAATTCATGCGAGCAATTTGCCGAGTAAAACCTTTGAACATCTCAAGGACAAGGACAGAGTGTGGAGAAGAATTCAGGCCGGGGTGGAATCAACGACGCTGTCAAATGCAGGTAAAGATGTGTTGATCAAGGCAGTGGCTCAAGCTGTACAAACATATGCTATGGGCTATTTGGATCTGACAAAATATCTATGTGATCAAATCAGTTCTCTCATATGTAAACTTTGGTATTGTTTCAATATGGCAATATATGCTTGCTAACCTATTCTTTATTTTAAATTATACTTCTAAGTGCATAACAAAAGTTATATATATCTAGAAAACCTAAAACAACTTATAGTTCAGAACACTGGTAGTAAATAGTAACTTGGGAGAACAACAATTTATTAATAGTCCAGGGACATTGATCACATGAAAGAAAAGTTGTACTCGTTCAGAACAACAATGTATCGCAGTTTTTAAGATGGTGATGCTGGATTAATTGACGATCACTGGCTCAGATCAGGGTTGGCGATCTGAGGTCCCAGCCGAAGCCATGCTTGACCCTCCACTATCTCCTTCACTGGTGTAACATCTGAAGCTAGGAGAGTTACGGATTAGAGTTGTATCATTAGAACAACAATCTTGTCATCCAAATACCAAGAGTAACCTACCGATCCTTTCTCTTCTAAGGAACCTGCAAAGAGATGCCTTGGGATCCTGGGGTATATCTGCAACATTATACGATTTGGGAACAGTGAGCAAGACAGAAATTAATCATTCAGAGAAATGCCACGTGCATATGAACAAGGGAAGGGGGTGCACGAGTTAGCTACCTGCTCTTGCACTCTTCTGGACGTTGGCCACAGCAGTTGGTGCGGCTGGCACTGCTGCGATCTTGGTGCTGTCAGTAACGATTGCAACTGTGGAGGAAGGCAGGCAGCAACGCCAGGGTTCTGGGCGCGGATGAACCCTTGCTGGCCCTTGCCATCTGGTCTTTTGCCTTCTAACGGTAGGGAAATCGTCGAACACAAGGACCTTCCTGTTGGGGTCTCCTTCTCTGCCAAAGTTCCTTAAGACGGATAAATTGTCTATAAGCAATAAGAttgaatgccgaagctacaatgagcATGTGTAAAACGCTAAAGGATGACACCTTCGGTTTAAAGTGGTTACCAAGGTCCACCATAATATTGAGCTGAAGAGGAAAAGACCGGTTAATCACTGGTGTTTTGTATCAGGATTATGTATATATGTTAAGGTCACAAATGTATTTTTATCGGGCTATATCCCGTGCATATAAATGGGTGAACAGTACTCACGTACTGCTCACGATGGATTGTAATTGGTCTCGCGTCATTGCCTCCAAACAAGCCGAATGTATCGATGTAATACAAACTTTGATAAGTATCTATATCTTCATTATGAAATAAATATGTGGCTTGATTTTACATCTTGTAAGTAAATTTTCATATCTATGAATGATGAGGACTTgtttttcataaccttcgtctaagattcattatacctgagagggaataatgcttcgaagaacgagtgtcctttaacacttaacaattgtgttgtcttgttttaTGATATACAGCAATAAAAAACAAGTGAACAACACTTCCCACCATATCAGATAGTCAGCTCACGCTTCTATGGTTCCCTGAGAATCAGTATATTTCCCGTTGTCAAGTTTGGTAGCCAGATTATACGCAAGAAAAATCTTCAATGAGTTAAAGTTTGAAGTTTCAGAACTAGTGTGGCGCCGTTTTTTCATTCATTAGTTTTGGAGTGCCAGCGTCTACGTATTCATGGATTGATCTTTTACCATTCAACCACCACTTCATAGCAAGAAAGTTTTGGCACACATCACAGAAACTGTGGTCTGCCACACTTTGCTAGAGATTGTTTGGCGGAAATTTGGCTTGCAATGAAATGTGAGAAGCCTTTTGAACAATACTATTAAAATATTAAAATCAATCATGGATTGATCTGCATAGTTCTTTGCTGCTTGGTGTGTCCCGTGGAGTTTGTGCTGAAATTGGGAACAAGACAATGTGCTCACAAGTTCAGCAATTTTTACTGGCTCCCATTT
Proteins encoded:
- the LOC118477000 gene encoding uncharacterized protein; translation: MEAIKIGLTPETWPGVVGFPVLDAVNIIRQERPDITEVRVLPPNEAPSPLVEGTVRVCIYNDIVNGQAVVVRPEPYIG
- the LOC109945905 gene encoding uncharacterized protein — encoded protein: MTRDQLQSIVSRTLAEKETPTGRSLCSTISLPLEGKRPDGKGQQGFIRAQNPGVAACLPPQLQSLLTAPRSQQCQPHQLLWPTSRRVQEQIYPRIPRHLFAGSLEEKGSLQMLHQ